ATGTGCTATAGCTCCCCCTGTGAAAAATGGATGCATATCTGATTCCACCTGCAGCTTTTCAGATAGGGGAATACTTGAGTTGTAGGGTACATGGGTGGAATTGGTATAATAGACTGAATTTCCATCACCCTGAAATGCTGCTTTATTTCCAAACTCTGATTTGTCCAGCATTGCCAGTCGGTGTGCCGTACTCTCTGCAGGTGTCTGCTCGAATGTATAGGTTATTTCGTCCGTTTCACTGTATTTATTAATTCTCTCAGCCATATAACCAATGATCTTTTTTCCAAGTTCAGTTTGATTTACCAGAGGATCTCCAGTAAGGTTGACAAGACATTCGTTCAGGCCAACTACTCCAAAGGTGAGATGTCTGGTACTGAAATTGTAATAGTCAGGGCCTTGATCACTTTTCTGTAGCAACCAGGGAAGAATGTTCCATTCATAAAGCGATCGGCGAATAATATCCTGTCCCTGGAGTAATGCAAGGCGTGCAGTATTCATGATTTTATCAAGACAGATAAAAAATTTATCTATATCTGCAGCTTCCAGTGCTATTCGTGGAAGGTTAACAGTTACTATCTTATTTGAACCGGTTCCCATTCCACCTGCAGTCCATATGCCGCCTGCATGTTTAACCAGGAGCCTGCAGCACATAGCCTGGATAGAATCCTCCTCTAGATAATCTGCAGCAAGATTGAGAAAATAAGGTGCACCTGTAGAAGAGGCTGCCTTCATGGTATCTATCCATAAAGGATCTTTGAAATTATGGTCTTTTGTTATAGCAGTGGTTATCAGAGGAAATGTAAATGGTGCTCCGCAGGCATCACCCCTGCCTGCAATTTCCATAACTGCTCTGTATATTCGTCGGGCCTCATCTTCGAAATCGGAATAGGTATCCTTTAAAAACTCTCCTGCATATATCGCTTTTTCTTCTTTTAGTGAAGGAGGACACTGAATGCGCAGCCCTATATTTGTAAAGCAACTCTGTGCTCCGGTTCTGTTGGCCTGGTTCATCTGGAATACGAATCCCTGTATGATCTGTGATAGCCGCTCATCGTCTATGCTGTCATGGTGCAGATGTGGTGCCAGCAGCCAGTTAAAATAGTCCACAGCCTGTGCTCCTGCAAAAAATTGCTGTGAGTGTATCATGAAAGACATTGTATGATATACTGCAGAGTCGAATTTTCTTGCAGGCCGGCTTTTTGTATGTGGAAATTTCAATCCGTCCATCAAAAATGTTCTGGCATCAATTCCATTGCAGTATGGTCGAAATGGTGAGTGCAGATCATGGATATGTATTCTTCCCTGCAGGTGTGCTGCTTTGATGGCAGGAGAATACAATTTTTCAAGTGCATATCTTTTATTTATCTGTGAACTTAGATGAATATCTATAAGGGATGGGCTCTGCTGAACATTTGAATTTTCTCTCAGTAACCAGTTCCTGTTATCAAGTGCATCCTCAACCAGTTCTACAGGATCGGTAAAATCCAGCCGGTCAATATTGCTCCCTGAACCCCTTTCCATGTATGAAAATTGATCAGTATCATTAAATAACCTGTTGGCAGGACAATAATTTGAAGATTCTCATCGTGTATCAATTTCTGCGACTATGTCCACTATATTCCTGAAACACTCGGTCCATTGTGATGTTTTCTGAGCATATGAACTCACAGAGCCTTTATCTGCATTTCTGGAAATTTCGTTTTCAAGTGGAAGCCTTGCAATAAGCGGGATATTATATTTTTTGCAGGTATCCACTACAGCACCACTGGAAAATAGGTCAATTCTATTATGGCATATGTTACAGGTTGCACTGCTCATATTTTCAACAAGTCCCAGAACAGGTAATTTCAATGACCTGGCAAAATTGATGGATTTTATTACACTGTTAAGCGCCACTTCCTGCGGTGTTGTGACTATGATCACGCCGTCACATTCAGGCATAAATTTTGCAATGGTCAGTGCCTCATCACCTGTGCCAGGCGGCAGGTCCACAATTAAAAAATCAAGACTGCCCCACTTTACATCCTGCAGGAATTGTCTGATAACCCTTATCTTGACCGGCCCCCTCCATATAACTGGGGTATCGTTACTGTTTACCAGCAATTCGATTGACATGATCTTTAGATTATCCGTTACCTTGAAGGGATCAAGACCTTTTCTTTTTTCACCAGTAGCTGCAGCATTGATACCATACATCTTTGGTACACTGGGCCCGTGTATATCCCCGTCAAGCAGGCCTACCTGAAATCCTCTATGTGCCAGACTGGATGCCAGGTGTGTGGCAACTGTACTTTTTCCAACTCCGCCCTTTCCACTCATGACAATTATTCGATGTTTTACATTCTTCAGGTTATCAGCTATATTTGAATTCTGTTTTCCTGAGAGAATATTTTCAGAAGTATACATCTTTTGCCGTTTCATCCGGTTTCCTCAAAAATATATTTAGAATCAATACAAATCAATATCTTCAATTCAATATACTCTCAGTACAATGCCTCTGAGCAGTCGCCCGAGAATATCAGATCCCGTTATTATCCTCCTCTGGTTCTCATCCTCTGCCCAGTATATAATCAGGTCAAGGTCGATCACATGATCTTTTTCGTGTAGCGGATAGACCTTTAATCTGCGTATTACCTGTTCCAGCCTGGTGTCAGGAGATGTTACTATAACAGGAGTGTGGCAGTAGTTGAGTGTATAGAATGGTCCTTCTTTATATATTGCATCCCTTAGGAAATCATCTGCATCGATAACCATTCTGGGATCATCATCTTCATCGGTTATTATGACCCACTTTTTCCCGGAAGACTGAATTCTCTGGAGGAAAGGATCATCAGGATCTCTTTTGATATCCGGAAATACAGGATAATTTCCTCTAAATGGAATTGATATTATACTCCGGGGATCAATAATGGAACCTTCATTCTCAATTCTCACATCATCCATTGCAAGGAAATTAAGCGCTCCAAGACCTTCCAGCTTACCGATATCCGTCTTTGAAGATTCGATATGTTTCTCCAGCATTACCATAAGTGATCTTTCCCTGAAAAGCTGGAGTTCTTCCTTCCCAAGCCACCGGTCCAGAAGTATGGCCGATGGCTTTGCTACCGGATAGAGCAGTATCTGATAGAATTTTATCATCGGGATCATATAAGCTCCCACACGCAGTGTGTGGCGGGAGAAATATGCCTGGGGTACGATCTCACCAAAACAGGTAATGCCAATGGTAGAGAATGCAAATGCTGCAGCACCGCTCATAACCGATTCAGTGAGCAGTGCAATCAGTACGTTAACTGCAACGTTACCCCACAGCAGTGTTGTTAGGAGAAAATTGGAATCTTCCCTGACCTCAAGGATCTTTTTAGCGTTCTTACTACCAGCCTCGGATTCAATTTCAAGCTTTAGTCGGCTGAGTCCGAATAATCCTATGGTAAGTCCTGCAAATAATCCCGACTGTATGAGACAGAGTACAATAAATATCCATGTTAGTTCCATTTTTACCTGATAACCTCACATTTCTGATAGTTTTTTCCAGTATCTTTTTAATGGGTCAATATATTTTGAGGGTATAACTATATATGATTATATACAGTTTTGAGCCGGATTTTTTTCCATATAATGCTCCGGATTGTATTTCCATGTTCCTTAAGCAAATATGGCATTTTTTTTAGCTACTGAACATACTGTTTCTGTCATTCTACTCTTGTAACAATTCCTTTGAGAAGTCTACCCAGGATATCCGAGCCTGTTATTATTCTTCTCTGATTTTTGTCCTCTGCCCAGTATATGATCAGGTCAAGGTCGATCACGTGATCCCTTTCATGTAGTGGATATACTTTTAATCTGCGTATTACCTGCTCCAGGCGGGTGCTGGGCGAGGTTACAATGACTGGATGATGGCAATGGGTGAGTGGATAGAATGGTCCTGGTTTGTATATCGCATCCCTGACAAAGCTGTCTGCATCAATAACCATTCTTGCCTGATCGGTTTCATCGGTTACTATTACCCATTTTTTCCCTGAGGACTGAACCTGTTTCAGGAAGGGATCATCTGGGTTTTTTTCCACATGGGGAAAGAGAGGCTTGCTATTTCTGAAAGGAAGTGTGATTATGCTTTCCGAATTAATGATGGATCCTTCTTTTTCTATTTTCACATCATCCATTGCAAGGAAGTTGATGGCACCAAGACCCTCCAGTTTCCCTATATCTGTTTTGGTTGACTTGATATGCTTTTGCAGCATGAAAGTGAATGCTCTTTCCTTGAGAAGCTGTAATTCCTCCTTCCCAAGCCATTTATCCAGCAGTATTGCTGATGGCTTTGCTACTGGATATAACAGTATCTGATAGAACCTGATCATTGGGACAAGATATACTCCTATTCTCAGAGCATGGCGGGAGAGGTATGCCTGGGGCATGATTTCTCCAAAAACAGTGATCACCAGGGTAGAGAATGCAAATGCTGCAGCACCGCTCATAACTGATTCAGTGAGCAGTGCAATCAGTACGTTAACTGCAACGTTACCCCACAGCAGTGTTGTGAGGAGAAAATTGGAATCTTTCCTTACTTTGAGGATCTTCTGTGCATTGATGTTGTCAGAACCAGCCTCAATTTCAAGTTTCAGTCTGCTGAGTCCAAATAGTCCTATTGTAAGTCCTGAAAAAACCGCTGATTGGAGCAGACAGAGGCATATCAGTATCCATGTTACGATCATTTTAAATCTATGGCCTCTTGATACATAGTGTAAAATAATAAGGCAGGAAAGTTTGCTTCTTCATTTCTGATCTTTGAATAACCTATTGAATGCTATCTACTACCAGATATAATACCGTATTATTCAGTTATAAATATTTTGATGTTGAGCAAAAAGAGATATTATTTCGACCCTGCTCAGCGCAACAATAATTAATGACCAGCATTTAAATTAAAATCAATAAAATTGAAAAGGTGAATCTGATGAATTCATTTACTCCTGTATCCTCTGTAGGTGAGAGAGAACTTATAAGGCGTCTCTCCAGAATATTTTACCAGGACTCAAACCGGGATGTCCTGATAGGTCCCGGAAAGGATGACTGTGCTGTTCTTTCAGCCGGTGATGGTGAATGTATTGTGGTAACCACTGATATGCTTCACAGAACAACTGATTTTCCACAGCAGATGTCAGGATGGCAGATAGGCTGGATGTCTGCTGCTGTAAACCTTAGTGATATTGCTGCCATGGGTGCAAATCCCTGCGGAATTCTTGCTGCAATAGGCTTGCAATCCGACTGTGATGTTGGATTTGTGGAGGAGATTGCCAGGGGACTGCATGCATGTGCAGCTTCCTGTGGAACTTCTGTTATAGGTGGGGATATTGATACCCATGATGAGCTGACCATCACCGGAACGGCAGTTGGAAAAGTGTCAGAGGATCGATTGCTTACAAGAAAAGGTGCAAAACCAGGTGATATGGTATGTGTTACAGGCTATGCAGGTTCGGCAGGTGCTGCTCTTTATGCCCTTGAAAATAATATAGAAACCAGTGAATCATTGCTAAAAAAGCTGTTTGAACCCATACCAAGGGTCAGGGAATCTCTCTCCCTTGCAGACTCAGGTGCCGTCACATCAATGATGGATACCAGTGACGGGATAGCAATTTCTCTCTATGATCTTGCAGATGCTTCAGATGTAGGCTTTATTATCTATGAGGACAGACTGCCTCTTCAGGACGATTTAAAGCAACTCATACATGAACCGGAAAGACTCCTTGATTATTCTCTCTATTCAGGCGGTGATTTTGAACTCCTGTTCACACTCAGCCCTGAAAAAGTCTCTGACGCCACAAAAACATGTGATTTTACAATAATCGGTAAGGTAGCTGAAAAGGACATGGGAATAACACTTGAACGCCCACAGGCAAATAACCTTTCTATTAGTAGAAAGGGTTATCTGCAATTAAAGGATACGGATTGAATATAACTTTCACAGGTAGGTAATACTATGAATTTATTTAACAAACTTCTCCCAGTTAAAGAAATATCTATGAAAAAATTAAGTTTTTTAGTTTTAGCAGCGATTATTTTACTATTATTAACAGCTCCAATGGCAGCATCAGAAAATAACAGTGCTACTATTGACCCTTCAACTTCAACATTTGATAAAAAGCTCTCAGAACAAGAAAATGTTACTACCACTATTACCTGGAATGATGCAGAAAATGTGACCCTTATTGAGGTCGATGGTTCTCCCCTTGAGAATAATACCGATTATAAAATTACGGATGACGATGACTCTAACGCTACATTAATTATCTTAAAAGAGTATTTAAGTGAGCAGGATACGGGTAATATTGATTTTTCAATATTTTTCAATGTAGGTGATTCTTCTACTTTTACTATTACAATTGAGGATAGTACCGAATCCGCTACTATTGCCCCCTCAACTTCAACATTTGATAAAAAGCTCTCAGAACAAGAAAATGTTACTACCACTATTACCTGGAATGATGCAGAAAATGTGACCCTTATTGAGGTCGATGGTTCTCCCCTTGAGAATAATACCGATTATAAAATTACGGATGACGATGACTCTAACGCTACATTAATTATCTTAAAAGAGTATTTAAGTGAGCAGGATACGGGTAATATTGATTTTTCAATATTTTTCAATGTAGGTGATTTCTCTACTTTTACTATTACAATTGAGGATAGTACACCAAAACCTGCAACAATTGAACCTACTAATGCAAACTTCGATAGAGATAAACCTGAAGATTTAATAACTGTTATTACCTGGAATGATGCAGAAAATGTGACCCTTATTGAGGTCGATGGTTCTCCCCTTGAGAATAATACCGATTATAAAATTACGGATGACGATGGCTCTACTGCTACATTAACTATCTTAAAAGAGTATTTAAATAAGCAAGATACCGGTGATATTGAACTTTTAATCGACTTTGATATTGGTGAGGCTAAGTTTACTATAACTATTCATCCAAAAGGCTACTCCACAGGTAACCGAATATGGGATGCTGACCACAATCTTTCTTTAAAATATGAGTGGAATGCCAAAAGCTTTTCAGGCTTTTACTATGACCTGGATACTGGAATGAGTTCTGAAAGCATGACTATAGAGCTTTTAGACTATAACAATCGAAGAGTAGATGATGGAAATCTAAGATATATAACTGAACCTGTGATGACCGGATTTGAATATGGCGGTTTTGGTGATTATCAGGTGATTGGCTTTATGGCTGACAGATACTTTGCCGGATATACTGCTGCTAATACTACTTTCCTGAATCGTGATGTCAGCATGATGGCAGATGGTCAGCTTTCAAAGGTTCTGATTGATACCGATGACAGGCGTTCAGTATTCACCGGTTCATCTCTGGTTCTTGAAGATGGGTATGTGATCAATATTGTGGAGATAGATGTAAGTGGTGACCGTGTTTTCCTGACACTGAGCCGGGATGGAAGGGAGGTTGACAGTGCCATTCTTTCATCAGGTGATATCTATGTGTATGAGAGGGATATTGGTCATACTGATGACGTACCTGTGATTGCAGCCCGCATTTCAAGTGTTTTCAGAGGAACTGAGACAAACGCTGTGTTTATTGAAGGTATTTTCCAGATATCTGATGATTACGTTTCCATTGAACAGGGTGAAAAGTTTGGCAGAATGGAGATATCGTCCATAAGTGAAACCTCAATTGAGATGAGAAATGATGGCTCCTTTAATCTTCGCCAGGGAACTACAATTGACATAATGGGTGACCTTAAATTTATTGTTGCAGATTCTGGTACAATCAGGTTTGCACCATTTGTGGATATTACAGAACCAGGTGTACATGAGATCCGGGGAACAGTTGCAGAAAACGAGGGCCTGACATGGACTCCATTGAACTTCGAAGGGTTCTATTATGATATAGATGAAGGATTGATGACAGAGTCTCTGGAACTTGACTACAGTGGTAGATCTGTAGGGGATGGAGACCTTAGATATGAAACTGTACCTGCACTTGTAAGCTTTGAACAGAGCAACTTTGGATCGTATGAAGTAATTGGATTTATGGCAGAGAAGTATTTTGCAGGTTATACCGCAGCTAATACTACTTTCCTGAATCGTGATGTCAGCATGATGGCAGATGGTCAGCTGTCAAAAGTGCTTCTTGATAATGATAATCGCAGGACCCTGTACACTGGCTCTTCTCTGGTTCTGGAAGAAGGATATGTTCTAAGGATACAGGAGATCGACCTTGACGGTAATAATGTACTGGTATCCCTGACAAAGGACGGCTCAGAGGTTGATTCCTATGCTATTGTGGGAGCTGGTCAGAATTATGTATATGAGAGGGACCTTGGATCAGCTGACGATGTTCCAATAATCATTGTAAAGATCGATAGCATTTTCAGGGGTACTGAGACCAATGCTATTTTCATTGGTGGTATCTTCCAGATATCCGATGATTATCAGCTGATCGAAACTGGTGATAAATTTGGAAAGATGGAAGTTGATTCCATAACCGAAAACCGTATTGTTATGACAAACGACGGTGGATTTTCACTTAGCAGAGGCAGTACAATTGATATCATGGGAGATATCAAATTCAAAGTAGCTGATGATCATCCTGATGTAAGATACTATCCATTTGTTGAGCGAACAATTGCAGGTGATTCTCTTGATCTGGACATGCCATCAACAGCGGTTATGGATTCCACACTCACCATAACTGTAACTTCAAGAGGTGCAGGGGTTGAGGATGTTAATGTCAGATTTGGTGGAGAGAATATTGGAACCACAGACAGGGATGGTGAACTTAGATATATACCAACAGAGGCAGGTACTTTTACAGTGGAGGCCCAGAAAACTGGATATATCTCAGCTACAGGAAATGTTGAGGTTATTTCTCCTGATGATGAAGATCGCATGATGAGCATTGAGGTGTCACCTGAGACCATATACGAGGGCAGTTCAATGGAGATCAGAATTGTCACTGCTATTGGTGCTGAACCCATGGAAGGTGTGGAGGTATTCTATGATGGTAATTCTATGGGACTGACCGATGAAGATGGTACTGTGGACCCCAGAACTGCCCGAGAGCCCGGAATGCATAAAATAACTGCGTACAAGGAAGGTTATCTTGAGGCAGAGAGGAATATTGAGGTCATTGCTCTGGAGGCAGATTTTGAATTCTCCAATCTTGTGATCTCTCCTGAAGAGGTCAGACAGGGCAGGGATGTTACAATTTCTGTGGATGTTGAAAATACAGGGACTGCAGAGGGTGAATACAATGTTGATCTCATGATCAATGGAAATGTAACCGATACAAAGCTGATATCCCTTGGTGTAGGTAATTCAACAACACTGGAATTTGTGCATACAGCGGGTGAGCCAGGTAACTATACTGTAAATGTTAATGGACTGGAAGGAACTTTTGAAGTTATTGAGGGCAGGAGCATATTCTGGTATGTACTGGGAGTTCTGATCATTGCCGGTGCAGCTGGCACAGCATACATGTTCACGGCAGGAGGATGGACTGTTGAGATGCTCAGGGCCCGATTAATGGAACTTACATCACAGATATCAGAAATGATTGATCAGATAAGATCCAGATAACCAGGACGGCATTTACGATATGGAATGGCAGGGAACAAAATAGGTTTTGCTCCCTACCCCACTTTCCTTTTCCTGCACTTTTTTTACCTCTTTTTTTAAGTTATTTTTTTAAAGAACAATACCCTGGAGACTAACATAATCGTTTTTTTCAAAAAACCTGCCCGGGTCTATCGGATCATCATCTGCATTTTTACTGGTTTTCTACATTAGTTCCTAAACTAAGTTTCTGAACTAAAATCGCAAACTTAATGTTCTTCAGGGGAATCTCTTCATTAACTGCATGTAAAAAGGAGCAGGTTGATGGATCGTCTGAGAATATGTGGTATTTATGCTGGCATTATATTTTTTGTGGCTGCTATTGCTTTGATTTTTTCATTTTCAGCTGCAGCTGACCAGAATGTTCCTGCTATAACAATTGATTCTGATTACGAGGTATATCCTGACAGAATGCAGGTACACGTTTCCAAGGAAGTTGTATTCAAAAATACAGATGCTTCTACGAGCTACAGGAGAGGCTATTATGATCGTATGTATTCTCATATCCCGGATGGTGCTGAGAATATACAGATATATGGTGCAAAGGGTGATCTGGTTTACCATGGTCCAGGCCATGATGAGCCATTCTATACAATTGAGTTCCCGGAACGTGTATGGTATGGTAACCATTATTCATTCAATATTGAATATGACCTTGTGATTGAGAGTCTCATTTCTGATAGTATCATGGCCTTCAACGTTGATGAAAGAGGGGATGACGTGGAGGTTTGTATCAAAGTTCCTGATGCATTTGACGTTTATTTTGATCCCGGAATATATGAAATGGATGAAGTGGATGGATATTATATCTTCAATTCCAGGCCCGAAAATGAGTGGACCAGGGCACATGCATTTGAAATATATGGTAACAGCTCAAGGGAATCTATCAGCAGGAATGTAAAACTTTCTCAGGGGGATCTGCAGGTAACAGTGAACCATTACAGTGGTGAGGAGCAGTGGGCTCTTGGAATGCTTAGAATAGCTGAAATGACTCTTCCCATACTGGAAAATATTACAGGCATTCCATATCCTGCAGACTATGATATTACAATCACACAGGCAAGCAAAGCTGATACCTCAGGATATGGTGGAATGAATCGTGGGGCAGATGGGATATGTCTTCTGCACAGTGAAGGATACGATATACTCATTCATGAACTGGCGCATTACTGGACACGAGACCACGGGTTTGAGCATGTCTGGCTTGATGAGGGATATGCTGATCTGTATACCTATCTGGTGCTTGAGAGAATAGATCCGGAATATGCGGAAAAAAGAAAAGAGAGATTTTTCAGCCAGTATGAAAACCTTAAATGCTGCTATGATTTTCCACTGGCCGACTGGGATGTTCCAGACAATCTGGATCAGAGAAATTACACAGAAACGGAATTCGGCTACAAGAAAGCCTTTGTAACTGTGTATAATTTATATAATGACTATGGTCTGGAACATATGATGAACTTACATTCTGGGCTTTTGATCCCAGTAAGTTAAAAGTTCTTTTGTTAAATCTCTGTATTCTTTACCCTTCTCAGTCATAACAAAGATGTTGCTTCTCTGTTCGATCAACCCTTTATCTTTCAGATCATTTATGTACTTCTTTGCAATGCTTGAGTTAAGGTTTGCTCCGTATACGATCTTTGTCTTTGTAGCTCCGTTTGAAGCTATGTTCAATATATCCAGTACTATATCTGTTCTGCTTCTGCGAATTTTAATACCCCCGTTCCCAAAGTTTATATTCCTATAACGGTATTATATATCTCTGTTTTTCACGTTGCGAATGTGTTTTTACTGTAAGCCACTGTAACTCCATTAAGAACCATTCTTCCCCAGTATAAGTAAGAAACAATAATATATAACTGTTTTCCGGTTTATTATATTTAATATGTAATTTATATGATAGGTATTTCATTTAATGCTGAAAAAATATTTGGTAAATGACTGATATTGCCAGATAATGCCTTTACAGTATTTATTTCAGGATATCCGGAATGTGCAGAATTTATCTATTCCGAATGGATTTATGTTAAAATCCAGGAGACTTTTGTATTACTGTAGACTGTTGACATTAAATGATCATTTCAGAAGACTATCATTTGATTTTACCATTGTTTAGTCTCTAAAAAGAATAACTGATCATACGTACTATTGTCAGAAACAATATTTCGAAGTATTAATTCTTAACTATGTTTCATATTCTTATTTAAGCTGAAAAAAGATAAGGATTATTGTGGTTGTTGTGGGAATAGTGGGGGACCTGATAACTTCACGGTTACAAAGGATGAGACCAATCATCCCTCCTAATTTGACATATCTCTCTAAATCCGTGAAGTTATCAGGACACCGATTTTAGTTTTTTAAATATCAGATCCGTGAACTTGTGTTTTCAATTGATGCTTTTTATATCTGATAACCTGGATATAAGATTTTTGTTTTAACTTTTCTGTGCTGGATCAGGTACCTGATTTAACTGATCTGAAGAATTACTAAATAGTACTGAAAATCCACCATTCCAGAGGTTATTATCTATTGAAGTGATGTGGCAGAATGGATTCCAATTCTGTACAAATGTTACTAATTATTGTTTCAGAACCGTCTTCTGCATCTGGTTTTCTAACTTTTACTTCTTATTGGTATTTAATACTTCTCTCTTATAGAAAGTAATGTAGCAGTTATGGGATGGAGTGGGGTCCAGATGCCTTCACATTTGAGTGGATGTTTTCAGAACTAGGTGGAAGCGTCCTGTAGCGTCAATAGGTGGCGTTTGTGAGCATCTGTGAATGCCGGTTATCCTGAATAGCTCATAGCTGTGCAGGTTTAGAAATAAATTGGAATTTCATAAGATGGAGGTAAATAGATATGCGATGGAAATTGAGTGTAATTTTACTCGCAGCAATGGTATGCCTTGCGTTAACAGGCGTATCCGCAGCACAGGATAACAACTGTGATGTAAAATTCTGCTGGGAAAAACCATGCGGTACAAAAGTGATTGACTGCGACACTGAAGTAACTCATGTATTGAATGATTTTAAAACAACACCCGCAATTAAGGAAAGTGTAAATGGGGTAGTTTATCTCATAATAGATGAAGAGAGAAATAAAGTAAGACCAGGTGATATAAGACTCACATGGTATCATACAAACTATCCACCAAACACCAAAGTGAAAGCTGGCGATTTTGATGTAGACAATAATGTGTCTGATCTACCAAACGCTACAATATCATACTATGATATAAACCACAATGGAATATATGACCTTTATGACCCTGTATACATAGACAAACATGGAACAGGAGAAGTCTCCATAAATGACATCAGGGTGACTGATATTCCACCAGTGGATGTTAAATCATTAAATCCTGAAAATGCCGGGGAGGTAATCTACACCCAGGCACAGTTTGCCCAGAGATGGACAAAAGTTCTCTCCTCAACAGCTCCTGACTTCAAGTGGGAACTGAACCCAATTGGCAGCGGAAATGTCGAGGATCTTGTAAAGTATGTTGATGTTGACTGCAGTGGTGACTGGAGCTGCGCAGACAGAATCTATCTGATTCAGCCATCTTCAGTTGAATACTATATGAATGGAAAATGGATTTCATATGATGACTTTGTCACAATTGGTGATGTAAGATTCTTTGTAGATCCTGCAGATGAGAAATTTGAGTGTGGTACAAAGGTTCAGCAGTGTGACAAGGATGCCACTTACATGCTGATAAGACCTGGTATGGTCGAACATTTGCCAACACCAATACTTTCAAAACAGGTTCTTGAACCCACAGCAATCTATCTTGACATGGATGCCAGCGGCACAGTTTCAATCGGTGATATAAGACTGTCTCATGTATCCACAACATATGAACCAAACACCAAGGTAAAATGGTGTGATGAGATGGACCTTGGTAAAGAGCTTGTAGCCATTGACCAGTACGCAATAAAGTATGCTGATATCGATGGACTTGATGGATATACACTGGGAGATCCACTCTACATAGACCTTGATGGTAATAACAAGGTATCTGCTGGTGACATAAGGCTGACCAATGTTCCTGTGTTTTGTATGGATGATTTAGAGGCCGG
Above is a genomic segment from Methanosalsum zhilinae DSM 4017 containing:
- a CDS encoding winged helix-turn-helix domain-containing protein; the protein is MNFGNGGIKIRRSRTDIVLDILNIASNGATKTKIVYGANLNSSIAKKYINDLKDKGLIEQRSNIFVMTEKGKEYRDLTKELLTYWDQKPRM
- a CDS encoding S-layer protein domain-containing protein — protein: MAASENNSATIDPSTSTFDKKLSEQENVTTTITWNDAENVTLIEVDGSPLENNTDYKITDDDDSNATLIILKEYLSEQDTGNIDFSIFFNVGDSSTFTITIEDSTESATIAPSTSTFDKKLSEQENVTTTITWNDAENVTLIEVDGSPLENNTDYKITDDDDSNATLIILKEYLSEQDTGNIDFSIFFNVGDFSTFTITIEDSTPKPATIEPTNANFDRDKPEDLITVITWNDAENVTLIEVDGSPLENNTDYKITDDDGSTATLTILKEYLNKQDTGDIELLIDFDIGEAKFTITIHPKGYSTGNRIWDADHNLSLKYEWNAKSFSGFYYDLDTGMSSESMTIELLDYNNRRVDDGNLRYITEPVMTGFEYGGFGDYQVIGFMADRYFAGYTAANTTFLNRDVSMMADGQLSKVLIDTDDRRSVFTGSSLVLEDGYVINIVEIDVSGDRVFLTLSRDGREVDSAILSSGDIYVYERDIGHTDDVPVIAARISSVFRGTETNAVFIEGIFQISDDYVSIEQGEKFGRMEISSISETSIEMRNDGSFNLRQGTTIDIMGDLKFIVADSGTIRFAPFVDITEPGVHEIRGTVAENEGLTWTPLNFEGFYYDIDEGLMTESLELDYSGRSVGDGDLRYETVPALVSFEQSNFGSYEVIGFMAEKYFAGYTAANTTFLNRDVSMMADGQLSKVLLDNDNRRTLYTGSSLVLEEGYVLRIQEIDLDGNNVLVSLTKDGSEVDSYAIVGAGQNYVYERDLGSADDVPIIIVKIDSIFRGTETNAIFIGGIFQISDDYQLIETGDKFGKMEVDSITENRIVMTNDGGFSLSRGSTIDIMGDIKFKVADDHPDVRYYPFVERTIAGDSLDLDMPSTAVMDSTLTITVTSRGAGVEDVNVRFGGENIGTTDRDGELRYIPTEAGTFTVEAQKTGYISATGNVEVISPDDEDRMMSIEVSPETIYEGSSMEIRIVTAIGAEPMEGVEVFYDGNSMGLTDEDGTVDPRTAREPGMHKITAYKEGYLEAERNIEVIALEADFEFSNLVISPEEVRQGRDVTISVDVENTGTAEGEYNVDLMINGNVTDTKLISLGVGNSTTLEFVHTAGEPGNYTVNVNGLEGTFEVIEGRSIFWYVLGVLIIAGAAGTAYMFTAGGWTVEMLRARLMELTSQISEMIDQIRSR